The Chrysemys picta bellii isolate R12L10 chromosome 12, ASM1138683v2, whole genome shotgun sequence genome has a segment encoding these proteins:
- the LOC112061016 gene encoding olfactory receptor 14A16-like: MSNRTTMFLLLGFSDVRELQILHFVGFLVIYLAALVGNLLIFMAIAFDHHLHTPMYFFLMNLSILDLGSISVTVPKSMANSLMNTRSISYAGCVAQVFFLLFLVGADFSLLTIMAYDRYIAICKPLHYETIMKSRTCVEMATCAWISGLLYAVLHTGNTFALTFCGSNMVDQFFCQIPQLLKLTCSDSYLSEVRVLAFSVCLVLGCFVFIIVSYVQIFKSVLRIPSEQGRHKALSTCLPHLTVVSLFVCTGIFAYLKPTSSSPSPLDLVVAVLYSVLPPIMNPVIYSMRNKEMKAALRRLTGCR; this comes from the coding sequence atgtccaaccgaaccaccatgttccttctcctgggattctctgatgttcgggagctgcagattttgcactttgtggggtttctagtgatctacctggcagccctggtggggaatcttcttATCTTCATGGCCATAGCCTttgaccaccaccttcacactcccatgtacttcttcctgatgaatctgtccatcctagaccttggctccatctctgtcactgtccccaaatccatggccaactccctcatgaacaccagatccatttcctatgctggatgtgttgcccaagtctttttcctcctcttcttggTGGGAGCAGATTTTTCCCTTCTCACCATCATGGCATACGACCGATATATCGCAATCTgcaaaccactgcactatgagacaATAATGAAGAGCAGAACTTGTGTTGAAATGGCAACCTGTGCCTGGATCAGTGGGCTTCTCTACGCTGTGCTACACACCGGGAACACGTTTGCATTGACCTTCTGTGGCagcaacatggtggatcagttcttctgtcaAATCCCCCAGCTACTGAAGCTCACCTGCTCTGACTCTTATCTGAGTGAAGTTAGGGTTCTTGCATTTAGTGTGTGTTTAGTCTtaggctgctttgtttttatcattgtgtcgtatgttcagatcttcaaatcagtgctcagaatcccctctgagcagggacgGCATAAAGCCCTatccacctgccttcctcacctcactgtggtctccttgtttgtttgcactgGCATTTTTGCCTAtctgaaacccacctccagctccccatctcctctggatcttgtggtggctgttctctattcCGTATTGCCACCAATCATGAATCCAGttatctacagcatgaggaacaaggagatgaaagctgccctgaggagactgactgggtgtaggtaa